Proteins found in one Bordetella genomosp. 9 genomic segment:
- a CDS encoding methyl-accepting chemotaxis protein, whose product MRLNLPVTENEFPFPTGHTLVSKTDTKGRIVYCNAMFAEVSGYAKEELLGKPHNIIRHPDMPEEAFRDMWATIASGRPWSAAVKNRRKNGDYYWVMANATPLMEDGVPVGYMSVRTEASEAQIEDAEALYATMRQEAKAGRRLHALSKGRPVRRNLRGRLGTALQLGLAGQLMLFFIAVLAAFLAIDRFLPSDSAIVHTAAWLLRLALLAVTWHFLRTRLVAPLNDVVLAANRLAAGDLTQSAAPTRDDEVGGLQAALGQLRINVGSIVRDARDQSRDIVARAVELTRGNLHLSERTEAQAGNVQQTAASMEEITTTVSLAAAASNDVSRLSAGTRLIARQGTEAVDQVSATMRSIAESSDRINEITRIIDSIAFQTNILALNASVEAARAGEQGRGFAVVAGEVRALAQRSGHAAKEIRHLIEDSALKVVEGNARTAAARKTMSEVLNGVEEVNTLVEGISSAANEQLNGISQANAAIGELDGITRQNASLVEQVAAAAVSLERLARDTDETMRLFRMEGVSKQAGPAAGRDEAGHAGLSLSQA is encoded by the coding sequence ATGCGCCTGAACCTGCCGGTCACCGAGAACGAATTTCCCTTTCCCACGGGACACACCCTGGTTTCGAAAACGGACACCAAGGGACGAATCGTCTACTGCAACGCGATGTTCGCCGAGGTCAGCGGCTACGCCAAGGAGGAGTTGCTCGGCAAGCCGCACAACATCATCCGCCACCCCGACATGCCGGAAGAGGCGTTTCGCGACATGTGGGCGACGATCGCTTCGGGACGGCCGTGGTCGGCCGCGGTGAAGAACCGCCGCAAGAACGGCGATTACTACTGGGTGATGGCCAATGCCACGCCGTTGATGGAAGACGGCGTTCCCGTCGGATATATGTCGGTGCGCACGGAGGCCAGCGAGGCGCAGATAGAGGACGCGGAAGCGCTGTACGCCACCATGCGCCAGGAGGCCAAGGCCGGGCGCCGGCTACACGCCTTGTCCAAGGGCCGTCCCGTACGACGCAATCTGCGGGGACGTCTGGGCACGGCCCTGCAGCTCGGCCTTGCCGGCCAGTTGATGCTGTTCTTCATCGCGGTACTGGCGGCGTTCCTGGCCATCGACCGTTTCCTGCCCTCCGACTCCGCCATCGTGCACACGGCCGCCTGGCTGCTGCGGCTGGCCCTGCTGGCGGTGACCTGGCACTTCCTGCGCACCCGCCTGGTCGCGCCCTTGAACGACGTGGTGCTGGCGGCGAACCGCCTGGCGGCCGGCGACCTGACCCAATCGGCGGCACCCACGCGCGACGATGAAGTGGGCGGGCTGCAGGCGGCGCTGGGACAGCTGCGCATCAACGTCGGGTCCATCGTCCGCGACGCGCGCGACCAGAGCCGCGACATCGTGGCGCGCGCCGTCGAGCTGACGCGCGGCAATCTGCACCTGTCCGAGCGTACCGAGGCGCAGGCCGGCAACGTGCAGCAGACGGCGGCGTCGATGGAGGAAATCACCACCACCGTCAGCCTGGCGGCGGCGGCGTCCAATGACGTCAGCCGGCTGTCCGCGGGCACGCGGCTGATCGCCCGCCAGGGCACGGAAGCCGTCGATCAGGTCAGCGCGACCATGCGGTCGATCGCCGAGTCTTCCGACCGCATCAATGAGATCACGCGCATCATCGACAGCATTGCCTTCCAGACCAACATCCTGGCATTGAATGCGTCCGTGGAAGCGGCGCGGGCGGGCGAACAGGGCCGCGGCTTCGCCGTGGTCGCCGGTGAAGTGCGCGCGCTGGCCCAGCGCAGCGGCCATGCGGCCAAGGAAATCAGGCACCTGATCGAGGATTCGGCGCTGAAGGTGGTGGAAGGCAATGCGCGAACGGCCGCCGCGCGCAAGACCATGAGCGAAGTGCTCAACGGCGTCGAGGAAGTGAATACGCTGGTGGAAGGCATCAGCAGCGCCGCCAACGAACAGCTCAACGGCATCTCGCAGGCCAACGCGGCGATCGGCGAGCTGGACGGCATTACCCGCCAGAATGCATCCCTGGTGGAGCAGGTGGCCGCCGCCGCCGTGTCGCTGGAAAGGCTGGCGCGCGATACGGACGAAACGATGCGGCTGTTCCGCATGGAAGGCGTATCGAAACAGGCCGGTCCCGCCGCCGGCCGCGATGAGGCCGGCCATGCCGGCCTGTCCCTGTCCCAGGCGTAG
- a CDS encoding heavy metal translocating P-type ATPase, which translates to MRAIDTWLLILSAATLAAGGLCWAAGRPLAAQVLWLAGVAPVLLALSLSIVKALMRRQPGVDVLAWIAIAMAVALGESPTAAIIALMVAGGRALERYAEQRAEREMTALLQHVPRAATRFESGEWRQADPDAIRSGDRLLVRAGDVVPVDGTLAGQAQLDESSLSGESRVLVRQPGEFVRSGAVNAGAPFEMRAAAAARDSTFAGIVRMVREARGQRSPSARLADRYALVFVIGSLLIAGGSWLLTGDPLRALGVLVVATPCPLILAVPVAIVSGISRCARRGVLVKGGGALERLGAATILFFDKTGTLTGGNARLVAIEPAPGVSTQAVLRLAASLGQASGHVVSASITVAARERGVQLAQPLHVRERAGAGVEGEIDGQRVTMGSFAYVREAAPAEPWSTEFLRRIGYEGAAAVFVAAGGKMMGAIQLADEIRLETPRTLRMLRQQGIRQLVMLTGDRRDVAQTLGAILGVTDVRAEQTPADKLAAIAAARKQGIVVMVGDGVNDAPALAAADVGIAMGARGAAASSEAADVVLLVDRLDRIVDAMRVARRARRIALQSVLAGMGLSVVAMGVAAAGYLPPMWGAILQEAIDVAVIVNALRVLVVAPPAQARLAPADAAGLMAGHAALEPLMARIRELADGLPAMPKTEIASALKDLHAALARDLLPHERRDDTEIYPRLGDLLGGDDPMAAMSTTHREIFRVIAVLGKMIADIPPEGPDPESLREFQRLLYGLDAIVRLHCVQEDEIFHTLAEAA; encoded by the coding sequence ATGCGCGCTATCGATACCTGGTTGCTGATTCTTTCCGCCGCCACGCTCGCCGCGGGTGGGCTGTGCTGGGCCGCTGGCCGTCCGCTGGCGGCGCAGGTGCTATGGCTGGCGGGCGTGGCGCCTGTCCTGCTGGCGCTGTCCCTATCCATCGTCAAGGCCTTGATGCGACGGCAGCCGGGCGTCGATGTGCTTGCCTGGATCGCGATCGCGATGGCCGTGGCATTGGGCGAGTCGCCCACCGCGGCGATCATCGCATTGATGGTGGCCGGCGGGCGGGCGCTCGAGCGCTACGCCGAGCAGCGCGCCGAACGCGAAATGACGGCGCTGTTGCAACACGTGCCGCGCGCGGCGACCCGCTTCGAATCGGGGGAATGGCGCCAGGCGGATCCCGATGCCATTCGTAGCGGCGATCGCCTGCTCGTGCGGGCCGGCGACGTCGTGCCGGTGGACGGCACCCTGGCGGGGCAGGCACAGCTGGACGAGTCCTCGTTGTCGGGGGAATCGCGCGTGCTGGTGCGCCAGCCCGGGGAGTTCGTGCGCAGCGGCGCGGTCAATGCCGGCGCGCCGTTCGAAATGCGGGCCGCGGCCGCGGCCCGCGACAGCACGTTCGCCGGTATCGTCCGCATGGTGCGGGAAGCGCGAGGCCAGCGCAGCCCGTCCGCGCGCCTGGCCGATCGCTATGCGCTGGTTTTCGTGATCGGGTCGCTGCTGATCGCCGGGGGAAGCTGGTTGCTGACGGGCGACCCGTTGCGGGCGCTCGGCGTGCTGGTGGTGGCGACGCCCTGTCCGCTGATACTGGCGGTGCCGGTGGCCATCGTTTCCGGGATCTCCCGCTGCGCCAGGCGGGGCGTGCTGGTCAAGGGCGGCGGGGCGTTGGAGCGCCTGGGCGCCGCGACCATCCTGTTCTTCGACAAGACCGGCACGCTGACGGGAGGCAACGCCAGGCTGGTGGCCATCGAACCCGCGCCTGGCGTCTCGACGCAGGCCGTCCTGCGGCTGGCGGCCTCGCTCGGGCAGGCGTCCGGCCACGTCGTATCCGCGTCCATCACCGTGGCGGCGCGCGAACGCGGCGTGCAGCTGGCGCAACCCCTGCACGTGCGCGAGCGCGCCGGCGCCGGCGTGGAAGGCGAAATCGATGGCCAGCGCGTCACCATGGGGTCGTTCGCCTATGTGCGCGAGGCCGCGCCCGCCGAGCCCTGGAGCACCGAGTTCCTGAGGCGCATCGGCTACGAGGGTGCGGCGGCCGTTTTCGTGGCGGCCGGCGGAAAGATGATGGGCGCGATCCAGCTCGCCGATGAGATACGCCTGGAAACGCCGCGCACCCTGCGCATGCTGCGCCAGCAAGGCATCCGCCAACTGGTGATGCTGACCGGCGATCGGCGCGACGTGGCCCAGACCCTGGGCGCGATCCTCGGCGTGACGGATGTGCGCGCCGAGCAGACTCCGGCGGACAAGCTGGCCGCCATCGCGGCTGCCCGCAAGCAGGGCATCGTGGTGATGGTGGGCGATGGCGTGAACGACGCCCCTGCGCTCGCCGCGGCCGACGTGGGCATAGCCATGGGCGCCCGGGGTGCGGCGGCGTCTTCCGAGGCCGCGGACGTCGTACTGCTGGTCGACCGCCTGGACCGCATCGTCGACGCCATGCGGGTGGCGCGCCGCGCGCGCCGCATCGCCCTGCAGAGCGTGCTGGCGGGTATGGGCCTGTCCGTCGTCGCGATGGGCGTGGCCGCCGCCGGCTATCTGCCGCCGATGTGGGGCGCCATCCTTCAGGAAGCGATCGACGTCGCCGTGATCGTCAACGCGCTGCGGGTCCTCGTCGTCGCGCCGCCGGCGCAGGCCCGGCTTGCGCCGGCGGATGCGGCCGGCCTGATGGCGGGCCATGCCGCGCTCGAACCCTTGATGGCGCGGATACGTGAACTGGCCGATGGACTGCCGGCGATGCCGAAGACCGAGATCGCCAGCGCACTGAAAGACCTGCACGCCGCGCTCGCGCGGGACCTGCTGCCTCACGAGCGTCGCGACGATACGGAAATCTATCCCCGCCTGGGCGATCTGCTCGGCGGTGATGACCCGATGGCCGCGATGAGCACCACGCACAGGGAAATCTTTCGCGTCATCGCGGTACTGGGCAAGATGATCGCGGATATACCGCCCGAAGGCCCCGATCCGGAATCGCTGCGGGAATTCCAGCGCCTGCTGTACGGACTCGACGCGATCGTGCGCCTGCATTGCGTGCAGGAAGACGAGATTTTTCACACACTGGCCGAAGCGGCCTGA
- a CDS encoding DeoR/GlpR family DNA-binding transcription regulator, whose amino-acid sequence MLQEERIARIQALLGAFERVSTERLARELSVSRETVRRDVLELEAQGALRRVHGGVVTTAAHAEPPYAQRQHLRAREKRAIARAVLPMLAPGQVILLDAGTTTGYLAEALRGMSGLTVVTNSLGIAMTLARRDDSSESPRHEVILLGGTPHGDVPATYGSGTINEIGRYHADLALLSPVGLSATHGATSYAPHEAEVAQAMAEQARERVLLADYSKVGLVSRVRYAKPQEVSRIVTNPHEGDGIEDELQRWRRAGVDVVLA is encoded by the coding sequence ATGCTGCAGGAAGAACGCATCGCCCGCATCCAGGCCTTGCTCGGCGCCTTCGAGCGCGTCAGTACGGAGCGGCTCGCGCGCGAACTGTCGGTGTCGCGCGAGACGGTGCGGCGCGACGTCCTCGAACTGGAAGCGCAGGGCGCGCTGCGGCGGGTCCATGGCGGCGTGGTCACGACGGCGGCGCATGCCGAGCCGCCCTACGCGCAGCGCCAGCACCTGCGAGCGCGCGAAAAGCGCGCCATCGCCCGCGCCGTGCTGCCGATGCTGGCGCCGGGACAGGTGATCCTGCTGGATGCCGGAACGACCACCGGCTACCTGGCCGAAGCATTGCGCGGGATGTCCGGGCTGACCGTGGTGACGAATTCCCTGGGCATCGCCATGACCCTGGCGCGCCGCGACGATTCCAGCGAATCGCCGCGCCATGAAGTCATCCTGCTGGGCGGCACGCCGCACGGCGACGTGCCGGCAACCTATGGCAGCGGCACGATCAACGAGATCGGACGCTACCACGCGGACCTGGCCTTGCTGTCGCCGGTAGGGCTCAGCGCCACGCACGGCGCGACCAGTTACGCCCCCCACGAAGCGGAAGTCGCGCAAGCGATGGCCGAGCAGGCCCGGGAGCGCGTGCTGCTTGCCGACTACAGCAAGGTCGGACTGGTCAGCCGCGTGCGCTATGCCAAGCCGCAGGAAGTCAGCCGCATCGTCACCAACCCGCATGAGGGCGACGGCATCGAAGACGAACTGCAGCGCTGGCGCCGCGCCGGCGTGGACGTGGTACTGGCCTGA
- a CDS encoding phosphocholine-specific phospholipase C, producing the protein MINNAKRKFLRNSLGATASLTALSMFPPSIRRALAIPANNRTGTIKDVEHVVILMQENRSFDNYFGTLAGVRGFGDRFTIPVPNALNVWQQLDANGKPILPYHLDQTAGNAQRVSGTPHSWKDARDAWDKGRMYQWARYKRTQSMGYFTEQEASFQFALANAFTLCDGYFCSLHGGTNTNRLFHWTGTNGATTPSAHVVVNNVWDGLDTTTNLATTGFDWATYPERLTQAGVSWMVYQNMPDNFTDNPLIGFKQYRDANLRSGKPVYHDVPVNPAYAPTDDVNNPLYKGIANTMPDGGFLGTFKQDILDNKLAQVSWIIAPETYSEHPGPSSPVQGGWYTQEVLDALTANPDVWSKTVLLINFDENDGYFDHVPPPCAPSLDMTSGATFGKSTLSAADMSYEYYTHGVVPNTSMPTPDGDCYGPGPRVPMYVISPWSRGGWVNSQQFDHTSVLRFLEARFGVAETQISPYRRAVFGDLTSAFNFATPNDDALPTLGGRRTRNDADTLRISQDALGQVALPTPQNLPRQGGGTRPSRALPYELHTSARADAATGAVKLIFSNTGSAAAVFHVYDRLHLDRIPRRYVVEAGKQLDDSWDTKATDDGRYDLWVLGPNGYHRGYTGDLAAQAANGAAVPEVRVCYDVANGNVYLTGMNTGGKDAHLTVRAKAYRNDGPWNLTVAAGATQDVHWDLKDSAQWYDFLVTCAEQPGWSRRFAGRVETGKDGLSDPAMGMEDL; encoded by the coding sequence ATGATCAACAACGCCAAACGCAAGTTTCTGCGCAACAGCCTGGGCGCCACCGCGTCCCTGACCGCACTGAGCATGTTCCCGCCCAGCATCCGCCGGGCGCTGGCCATCCCGGCGAACAATCGCACGGGCACCATCAAGGATGTCGAGCACGTCGTCATCCTGATGCAGGAGAACCGTTCCTTCGACAACTACTTCGGCACGCTGGCCGGCGTGCGCGGCTTCGGCGATCGCTTCACGATCCCGGTGCCGAACGCGCTGAACGTCTGGCAGCAGCTGGACGCCAACGGCAAGCCCATCCTGCCGTATCACCTGGACCAGACCGCGGGCAATGCGCAGCGCGTCAGCGGCACGCCGCACAGCTGGAAGGACGCGCGTGACGCCTGGGACAAGGGCCGCATGTACCAGTGGGCGCGCTACAAGCGTACGCAATCCATGGGTTACTTCACCGAACAGGAAGCGTCCTTCCAGTTCGCCCTGGCCAATGCGTTCACCCTGTGCGATGGGTATTTCTGCTCCCTGCACGGCGGCACCAATACCAATCGCCTGTTCCACTGGACCGGCACGAACGGCGCGACGACACCGTCCGCGCACGTGGTGGTGAACAACGTATGGGACGGCCTGGACACGACCACCAACCTGGCCACGACGGGCTTCGACTGGGCGACCTACCCGGAACGGCTGACGCAGGCCGGCGTGTCGTGGATGGTTTACCAGAACATGCCCGACAACTTCACCGACAACCCCTTGATCGGCTTCAAGCAATATCGCGACGCCAATCTGCGTTCCGGCAAGCCGGTCTACCATGACGTGCCGGTGAATCCGGCGTATGCCCCCACCGACGACGTCAACAACCCGCTGTACAAGGGCATCGCCAACACGATGCCGGATGGCGGTTTCCTGGGCACCTTCAAGCAGGACATCCTGGACAACAAGCTGGCGCAGGTTTCCTGGATCATCGCGCCGGAAACGTATTCCGAGCATCCCGGTCCGTCGAGCCCCGTGCAAGGCGGCTGGTACACCCAGGAAGTGCTGGATGCGCTGACCGCCAATCCGGACGTATGGTCCAAGACCGTGCTGCTGATCAACTTCGACGAGAACGACGGCTATTTCGACCACGTGCCGCCGCCCTGCGCGCCGTCGCTGGATATGACGTCGGGCGCCACCTTCGGTAAATCGACGCTGAGCGCCGCCGATATGTCGTACGAGTACTACACGCATGGCGTGGTGCCGAACACCTCGATGCCCACGCCGGACGGCGACTGCTACGGTCCGGGACCGCGCGTTCCCATGTATGTGATCTCGCCATGGAGCCGTGGCGGCTGGGTGAATTCGCAGCAGTTCGACCATACGTCCGTGCTGCGTTTTCTGGAGGCCCGTTTCGGGGTCGCAGAAACCCAGATCAGTCCCTACCGTCGCGCGGTCTTCGGCGACCTGACCTCGGCCTTCAACTTCGCGACGCCCAACGACGATGCGCTGCCCACGCTGGGCGGCCGCCGCACCCGCAACGACGCGGACACGCTGCGCATTTCGCAGGATGCGCTGGGCCAGGTGGCCCTGCCCACGCCGCAGAACCTGCCGCGCCAGGGCGGCGGCACGCGTCCGTCGCGCGCCTTGCCGTACGAGCTGCACACCAGCGCGCGCGCCGACGCTGCAACCGGCGCCGTCAAGCTGATCTTCTCCAATACGGGTTCGGCGGCCGCCGTCTTCCACGTGTACGACCGCCTGCACCTGGACCGTATCCCGCGCCGCTACGTTGTCGAGGCCGGCAAACAGCTGGACGACAGCTGGGACACCAAGGCCACCGATGACGGCCGCTACGACCTGTGGGTGCTGGGACCGAACGGCTATCACCGGGGCTACACCGGCGACCTGGCGGCGCAGGCGGCCAACGGCGCCGCCGTGCCCGAAGTGCGCGTCTGCTACGACGTGGCGAACGGCAACGTCTACCTGACCGGCATGAACACCGGCGGCAAGGACGCGCACCTGACGGTACGGGCCAAGGCCTATCGCAACGACGGGCCGTGGAACCTGACGGTCGCCGCCGGCGCCACGCAGGACGTGCACTGGGACCTGAAGGACAGCGCCCAGTGGTACGATTTCCTGGTCACTTGCGCCGAGCAGCCCGGCTGGTCGCGCCGATTCGCGGGCCGCGTCGAAACGGGCAAGGACGGCCTGAGCGATCCCGCGATGGGCATGGAAGATCTTTGA